The Coregonus clupeaformis isolate EN_2021a chromosome 37, ASM2061545v1, whole genome shotgun sequence sequence aatagctgtgcagtgatgctccccatccaacctgacagagcttgagaggatctccagagaagaatgggagaaactccccaaataaaggtgtgccaagcttgtagcgtcatacccaagaagactcaaggctgtaatcgctgccaaaggtgcttcaacaaagtactgagtaaagggtctgaatacttatgtaaaggtgatattttatttttatttttaataaatttgtaaaggattctaaaaaccagtttttgctttgcattatggggtattgggtgttgattgatgagggaaaaaacgagttaatacattttagaataaggcagtaatgtaacaaaatgaggaaaaagtcaaggggtctgaatacttcccgaatgcactgtatatactatagtattcactgtagtgtttttgcagactttactgtagtatttactgtagtgtttttgtggactgtagtatagtgtagtatttaCTGTGGTGTTCTTACGGAcattactatagtatactgtagtatttactttaGTGTTTTTGTTGAcattactgtagtgtactgtagtatttactgtaatgttttttttaaaattaccttttgtttattatcttttTAATTACATATCTTTTTGCATCTTTTTggggctttctccttgaggaaacgtACTGGTCAAACATTAAACAAGTAAATTGTCCATAACATGTAGGACTGTGGTCTGACCGGTTAGGTTCagcgcttctgctcttttctataacctgtagggaacacaatatctGGTCTATACTTGGCGTGTAGGTTTTTCAGTTAtaggtggcacaaattgggatatggaggaggggaatgggcagggcaTATACAAATTAAATATTAGCATGTCAATACAGTGTGTGGTATAGTAttttacagtatactacagttaactacagtttactatagaattatatagtaagtactataGTGTGTTATGTGGGTTGTTCCTTCTTTGTTTGTTTCTAGAAGCAACCAGGCAAAAAGACAGATTGCCAAGCCTGCCCATTAGCTACTGAGTCTATTAAGATGTCAAAATAGAAAATGTTTTCAGTAATTATTAATGATGCTTTGTTTTTTCTGATTGTTTAAGTGCATGCATTCAACAAGCTTTGGACAAAGGACTTCCACAGGGCCGCAATCTCAAATGTTCACTCAAAGTCAATAGCTCTGAACTGGGTTTGAAAGCTCATTGCTCAGTTATCACTTGGCCCACATAGTTTCTGTAGTTGCCCCTTTAAACATCCTAAGGTCAACATCCCCATAGTGTTCACATTTCTCACATGTAAATGTTATAGCTACGATACATAAAAAGATTACATAAACAATTTATTTGAGAAATATTCAGCCTTTGCCCTTTTCTTCACTAGCATACTCATGATTTCAAAGTTAATATTGTAGCAATTGACGTAATGTTTTCAATGTGAGATAAGAAAGTTGCATTGGATTTTTTTGTATCTGTTAATACACTGAATAAATGTTGTTAAGTATATGTAGTATATTAAGTAGGAAGGCTTCTTTTCATTGAAATATAAATTAAGCATTAAGTCAAGGActctattattataattatttttatgACAGTAAAACACTTCAAAAACACTTCAACCTGTGCTGAGACACATTCAAAATTGACTAGAGATTCAAGTGGGTGGCTGGTaagttatcaaatcaaattttatttgtcacgtgccgaatacaacaggtgtagactttaccgtgaaatgcttcttacttacgagccctttcccaacaatgcagagttaaaaagtacaaAAAAATTGCAAAATAAAAAGGAATTAAatgacaataacgaggctatatacaagaagtaccagtaccgaatgtgcaggggtaccagatAGTTGAGgtgaggtaatatgtatatgtgggtagggtaaaagtgactaggcaatcaggatagataataaacagagtatcagcagcgtatgtgaagaatgtgaaagagtgtgaaagtgtttttctatgtgttagtgtgtgtgtatgtgtgtgcgcatgtggcatcaatatgcatgtgtgtgtgttttgtgtgtgttggagtgtcagtgtagtatgtgtgagtccAGTgggtgtgcatagagccagtgcaagagagtcagtgcaaaaaaaaagggggtcaatgcaaatagtccgggtagccatttgattaactgtttagcagtctaatggcttgggggtagaagctgttcagaagccttctggtcccagacttggtgctccaagatgagaggttgttgttctggcaccacactgccaggtctctgacctcctccctataggatgtctcatcatcgtctgtgatcaggcctaccaccatcgtgtcgtcggcaaacttaatgatggtgttggagtcgtgcgcggcaacacagtcgtgggtgaacaggaagtacaggaggggactaagcatgcacccatgttgagtgtcagcgtggcggatgtgatgttacctaccctcaccacctgggggtggcccatcaggcAAGTTAGGCTTGATGCTTGAGTTTACGCATAATGTGTCCATGTGCAGAGCGTGTACAAACAACGAAACTACTGGAAAATATCAGTTAGAAACAAATATGCCAATCTTTGGTAAGAAAATAGACTTGCATTGGCTTGCATGACGGGAAATGAGATTCCATAGTGTGTCTCTGTGGTTCTGTTGCCCTCTGGTGTGAAGACGTGTCCATTGTGTGTCTAGGGCAGTGTAGAATGGCATCAACATATTTCACATTAAAAAAGCAGGTTATGAACATGTGGTCACTTCTTTGCCATTTACTTAATTGAATGTAGTTAAAAAAGTATGGCGTTGAAGACAAgttgtttcatgtttgtttttaAAGAAAATTGAAGGCAACATCATGATCAAATCCATTGTGCTGTTTGCTCCAATATTGTTTTTTACAGAATAGTTTCACAATAATTGAGAGTGAAATTATATCAAAATGATCAATCATTAGCATTGTGAAGCCTCCCTTTTTTATCTCAATATGTGTCATGTCAAAGCTTCTCCACTAGAGGGAGTAGTCCACCAGGCTCTACCCCAGTCGTTTTCCAGGAGTCTCTCCTACAAAAAGCAAACTCTTCTCCAACATACAGTATAAGGGCACCGCAGTCAAATTCATTATCACGAAAggcaaagaaaatatatatatataaaaaaaatattatccTTTCAACTTCAAGCACTAGACAGTTGCATTATTCAGGACTTCAGAGCACCTCAGACATTTTATTGTCTATACGTTCTCCCATTGTGACTTAATTCATGTCCATGGCTTATCCCACTTGACAGTTCATCTCATAGGACTCAAAGGACCATGGGGGATTTGGTACAGTACTTATTCCTCAGGTCTGTATCCATCTCGGATGAAGCCATTCCTCATGTCTCTGTCCAGTGGAAGGCTTTGTTGTCCAGGATTGTGGCCAGTTTGTGGTTGAATGGCTGGTGGAACTCCCTGAGGAGGTCCCTGGTGCTGGGCAGCATGGGGCCCAAGCTCCTGTCTGCTGCCCTCCGTGTGTTGGACATGGGCCTCTTGGTGAGAGCTGCCTCCATCTGCTCAGATAAAGGCCCTGAGGAACATGCAGTACAAATCGGCACATACAGGATCAGCAGATGTTGAAATGCACACAGAGGAAGAAGCAGACATGTACATGCATCAACAACATTGTGTCCTAGCTCTGAACACACCTAGGATGTTGATGTAGAATTCAATCGAATAACTGTTTTTTTTTCCGGTACGTACCCACGTTTAGGAAGTCAAAGACTTTATGTATGGTGAGTCTCAGATTAGCAGCGTAGCCTTCTAACTGCAGAACTAGGATCTGATCCCTATGGAACACAGTCAACCAGTCCAGTAGGAAGACAATATACAGTCCTAGGTTCAGTCTGACCTGGAGAGGATCACAACAAACACTGCATGTAAGACTTCCATTAGATTTACATAACTTCTACCAAGGATTCATTGTTAAGGTGGAGAACAAGCTACATGCTATAGGAATACTGGTGAGATAAAGGCACAGCATGACTCCTGTTAACAGTACGCAAGCTAACCTGCAGTGAGTGCTAGAGACCAACCGACAAAAGTAATTATGTCTCTGCagatgcagcagagagagaggaggcaccTTCTGAGAGGATGAACTTTACATTTTGACATCGAGCTAGGCTgaaatattttttaaatgatcATAAGCTCAACAGCATGGATTCAGAAGTAAAATGTAAACGGGGAGCTACTGTAGGTCGACATCCATGTCGGTCGACAATGACATCCACGGTGCTGAACATTTTACTTATGTGCCTTAATAGGTACACACGGAACTCTGAGCACCATGTTGGCACTAATACAATAACATTACTACCACAAATCAGGCTGAGATGCATGTAGAACAATGTGAACAGTACTGTGTATATCTGGCTGTAGGTATCTAGTGATTTGTGCTTTTCCTATGTAAACTAGCTGTGCCCCAGACTATGACAGCTGCAGCCAAGTAAGGAAATGTTTACAGCATTAAAACTTGtggacccaaggaagagtagctgctgcatgtgcaacagctaatggggatcataATAAACTAAACAAAGCATACATACTGTGCCTGTATAAAACTGAGCCAATATCAATTTAAAACAGTAAGATAATATAATTTCTAGAAATAAATTCCAATATTTCCAGAGACGACTACTTCCTAAatgacttacagtaagtgcatctCAGTTGAATCAGTTCTGAAAGGAAACTTCACGGTTCTTGATTAGTTAATGAGTAATCAAGTCAGTAGATCTACTGTCGCATATGTCAAAGCATTTTTTCACCACCTTCCAGGAAGTGGCCGTGATTTCAATAACAAATCCTATTAGACATGGAAAATAAAAGGCCTGAGTTATGGATCGTAATTTGGCATGGAATCAATCTAGTTAAGGCCTGGAAAAAGATTCATAACATGGCATAGACAAAGCCATCTCTGTTTAACTTTGTATGCACTTTGACTACATAATCAGATCTCTTAATAAATGCAGTCAAACAAAGTGTTTCTTCTTGCTTTTGCACAATATTGTCTTATATTTCCATCTAGACAATACACTATCCACCAAGAACAGTGATACAACAGGATATTGCATTCCAATGCATTTACCTTGAATACCTTTGGTAGTGCTGAGGGGGGTTCTGTTATTAAACAACTGATTGACCAATGTCAGTTAAATTACTTGAATTTCATTTAGTTCGTTTTTTTATGTGCTCAACACTCTATTTCTCTAGAGAGTAATAAAATAATTCAAGACAGAAATTGagtcaagaactatgtgggaTGCTGGATTAAAGGCACATTGTGGTTGTAGTTTTCATTaggcaaatattcaacctagttcagaagagaaacatggtaattaactacaattacTATAATCCATTGTGCCTGTTCTTCCCGGCTCAGACAGAGATGGATAGCCTACACACAGaccgcatgagagaggaatgtacacaacacaatgATGAGAGATATAGAGAAGGTTAGTGAGGTAGCTCTACCCCATTGATAGTTGTAGTAGTTGGTAATAAGCAGTCTtgaaagtattgggacagtgacaatgttgttgttgttatggctctgtactccagcactttggatttgaaatgatacactGTCTATGagattaaagtgcagactgtcagtttcaataagtatttggtcccatattcatagcacgcaatgactacataaagcttgtgactctacacatttgttggatgcatttgctgtttgttttggttgtgtttcagattattttgtgaccaacagaaattaatggtaaataatgtattgtgtcattttggagtcacttttattgtaaataagaatagaatatgtttttattgtaaataagaatataatatgtttctaaacacttctacattaatgtggatgctaccatgactaCGTATattcctgaatgaatcgtgaataatgatgagtgagaaagacgCACAAatgtcatacccccaagacacgCTAACCACTCACCATTACAACAGGGGAGGATGTTAGCatctcttgggggtatgatatttgcatctgtaactttctcactcatcattattcacgattattTGTATAATttcatccaaagtgctggagtacagagccaaaacaacaacaaacacttcactgtcccaatactttttggAGCACACTGTAATTGAAGAACTTGTAAAATGATTTCGTTAGACAGCTCTCCAATGTGGACgtgacagagacaatggaatgTTTTGGaaattgaatgttcactatttttggctttggaatttccattaaaaagctctaaattattttaatgtcattatttcataatgcatttaatgtaaAAATTATAATTCTAAACCGAAATCCgtcattatttttttataaccgaACCGAaatcgaaccgacctcaaaaagcactaatcactaATCGCTCAACACGAACCTACAATTAGAGAGTTTTGTACATTTTCAATGCCAGCAATAAGAGTAAtgtatgctaaatggcatatgtaTTACTTTTCATAAGAGTCCCACTCACCGGCATGGCATTGGAGAGGCTAGTGTTGTAGACACAGGAACGCACAGAGTTTTCTGCTAAACAAGCCTGAAACAGCTGTAGGGATTCTGAGACCCTCAGGTCAAAGTCCTCCACAGACTTGTTAGCCATGTTGAAGTACAGGTAGTCTGAATATAACCTAAACCACAGGGAGGCACACACACCAACCAGAAAACATACTTTCTTCAGTTACATTGACCAAATGCACAGACCTTGCTATAGTGAAAACTGTGACAGCATGCCAAAACATTACTGAGTCCTACAGGTGTAGGACtaaatttgatcaccctgttgtgtGAGAATGGTGTAGTCAAGGTttgaaaaggcttctaaagtttgtaatttccacttaaaaatgtcagacatgatttgccctaacaaaacatttatcaaccccctacaaaaatgtccattaattacaaTCCACATAATCATttaaatttcctgttgctgcaggattattttcctgctgtgagaaactggtcaaattaagattcccacatacactaccagtcaaaagttttagaacacctactcattcaagggtttttctttatttttactatttactacattatagaataatagtgaagacatcaaaactatgaaataacacatatggaatcatgtagtaaccaaaaaagtgttgaacaaatcaaaatacactactggtcaaaagttttagaacacctactcattcaagggtttatctgtattttttatattttctacattgtagaataatagtaaagacatcaaaactatgaaataacacatatggaatcatacagtaaccaaaaaagtgttaaacaaacctaaatatattttatatttcagattcttcaaatagccacccttttccttgatgacagctttgcacactcttggcattctctcaaccagcttcacttggaatgcttttccaacagtcttgaaggagttcccacatatgctgagcacttgttggctgcttttccttcactctgcggtccaactcatcccaaaccatctcaattgggttgaggtcgggggattgtagaggccaggtcatctgatgcagcactccatcactctccttcttggtaaaatagcccttcacagcctggaggtgtcttgggtcattgtcctgttgaaaacaaatgatagtcccactgagcccaaaccagatgggatggcgtatcgctgcagaatgctgtggtagccatgctggtaaagtgcaccttgaattctaaataaatcaaagacactgtcaccagcaaagcacccccacaccataacacctcctcctccatgttttactttgggaaccacacatgcagagatcatccgttcacctactctatgtctcacaaagacacggcggttggaaccaaaaatctcaaatttggactcatcagaccaaaggacagatttccaccggtctaatgcccattgctcgtgtttcttggcccaagcaagtttcttcttcttattggtgtcctttagtagtggtttcattgcagcaattcgaccatgaaggcctgattcacacagtctcctctgaacagttgatgttgagatgtgtcagttacttgaactctgtgaagcatttatttgggctgcaatttctgaggctggtaactctaatgaacttatcctctgcggcagaggtaactctgggtcttccattcctgtggcggtcctcatgagagtcagtttcatcatagctcttgatgttttttttttgcgaccgtattgactgaccttcatgtcttaaagtaatgatggaatgtcgtttctctttgcttatttgagctgttcttgccataatatggacttggtcttttaccaaatagggctatcttctgtatacccccccctcccccctcccccacacacaccttgtcacaacacaactgattggctcaaacatattaagaaggaaatcaattccacaaattaacttttaacaaggcacacctgttaattgaaatgcattccaggtgactacctcatgaagctggttgagagaatgccaagagtgtgcaaagttgtcatcaaggcaaggggtagctatttgaagaatctcaaatataaaatatattttgatttgtttaacacttttttggttactacatgattccatatgtgttatttcatagttgtgatgtcttcactattattctacaatgtagaaaatagtaaaaaataaagaaaaacccttgaatgagtaggtgttctaaaacctttgaccggtagtgtatgtacctCTCTACTGGGTCTCTGAGCATGACAATGATTTTTGCGTTGGGCTGAACTGCGTGGATGAAGTCCTGGGCCAGGAAAGGAGGCTCCCCAGCCCGGTCGTTATAGAGATAGCTCCAGGCTTGGTTGTCCCACATCGTGGATGCGCTTGCTTCACCTGTCAATCAAACTGATTTTGTGATACCCATTATGCGATTACACTTAAAACTGCAtataacacaacagtggtagcctCTCATAATTCCTAAATAACACTGGACTTTATGATGGCTTTAGCAACAATATTCTACTTCAAAACCTTGTCCTTAAATGGTCTGTATTGAGTGTTGGCATTATCGTGCTGATTAGTGCAGAGCCAATTAAGAGGGAATGGAGTGAATAATAGAGTGAGAGAACTGATAATGGGGGAGAGGAGAAACAAACAGTCTTCTGGTGTTAATCAGGGTCAAAGGTTCTGGACTGGCTGTGAATACTGAAGGTGGTTTGTAATCACACAACATATCCTtctcacaaacaaacacacacaagtttgTTGAAAGGAGTACATCCCAAGACTTTGTAAAGATTTTTTAATTTGATTATAATTCAAGATGTATCCTGTAGATAGAAATGACCTACGATGACCTGTAGGTTACCTGTAATAATGTGTCGCTGACTGTGGTCTCCAGAGGTATTCCCCAGTATTCCCTCCTGGATGTGGTAGGCAGCCAGTTCAAACAGGTCCAGGTAGTCCTCCACAGGGAAGCGCTCCAGGAGGCCATCTTTAAGATGGATGATACCTGCAAGGGAGAGCAACACCATGGTCAATGACGTCATCAAATTTCACTACCGTCCACTCCCATCTATGATCTATCAAACCTTCTCAAAGTGTTGTACTAAAACTTCTCTGTCAGCCAAAGGTGATCAAAGACAGAGTAAGTTCTGTCCATATTTTCACACTTGTCAGAGCTCAGAGAAGATCAAGACTTCATACTAGATCGCCCCAGGAGACCTGATGTAGCTGCCTTTCTGATTCAATTGTCAGCATAAAGATCAACATCCCAAATCATTTCCCCCTGCTGCTTTGAACGCCCACAAACCCACTTGGCGATGGAGCCTGCAATCAATGCACTCTGTGTGATCAACAGTATAGCTCTCCTCAGAGTACGATCTGACACCTACGCTGCCTTTCAGACTCTGAAACATCTCATTCAACTAGAGGAATTACAACAGACACTAGTCTGGAGGGCTGGACCTGGTCTCATCCATCACCCATACACTACAGTAGAGGTCCAGAACAACACTTACTCTCTCTGTACAGATCTACAAGTTTCATAGCTGGAGGTTTtgaaaaataacagtagggaacaTTATAAGTGGACAATTAACATAGAATATGGGTTTTCATTCTGTTATATTGTTACTAGTGTACAAAGTCTAGAATGTAGGTACAATAATTAGGAAAAGAGGCACACAGTATTACCTCAAAATagatataatatgaatataaatggAAAGAAGATATTCCACATATCACTGGTGGTTCCCCCTAGAAATGTATTTTGGCAGGGTGAAAAGGCTGTTGAAGCCAATATAAAAGTGTTTCATCCAAATCAATGGAAGCCAAGTTCTTTGGCAGCTCTACCAAAGTGAAGACGGGGGACTAGTGCTTACCAAACCTTTTCCTTGTCCACCAGTGGGGCTCTTTCATGGTGGTGAACTTGACCTCCGGGTGTAGCAGCAGACGGTGAAACAGGTCCGTTGTGCCACATTTGGGCTGGCCAATGATGTAGAAATATGGCAGACAGCGCAGACGGTATTGCTTGTCGTCTTCGCTGTGGTACAAGTGTTCCTGGAAATGATTCCTTAGGTAGTCACAGACAGTCCGGAAGCTCTTGGAGCGAACTGCATATAAGTTTTTCCTGTAAGGATCCACTTTGGTTTTCCCAGAGAGCTCCTCATACCAGCATGGACTCTTGATATTGGGGAGAAATTGACGAGGAATAACGGAAAACAACTGGGAAGTACAAAACAGATACAATGTCAAAATACTTTTCAAACACTTCTAGACAATTGTAATGAAGCTATTATCTTATTTGCTTTTATAAATGATTGGAAGGATTTTTGCCCTGAGACAAAACAGCACACATGAAACAACAGGCCAGACACTTTGCTCATACTCACATGAGAGTCACTATTGACAACGTCCTTCAGTAGAGGCAGCTTCCTTGGGCTGAACTCAAGTTTAGATGTAATGCACTTCACCAGGAGCTTAATGTTGGCATAGTCCTTGGTAGAGGACAGGTTATGGGAGAGGGTGCTGCTGGGGTTGATTATAGTCCTGAGGTGGAACGGTGACAGGGTCAGCATCAGACCCTTTTTATCCCAGGTTAAAATGTAAGAAGCCATGATGAGGAAGGTCAACGTCAATCCTAGCAGGAAGCTGATAACCTTGACCTTTGTGACACTCCTCAGGGTCCCCAAAGACCACAGACGAACCCGCCTCACCTCTAGGACACTGGGCAGGCCTCTGCGGCCATCATCCCCATCGTCCAAAGAAGGCATTGTGGGTCTCTTCCTGTAGTTCTCAACTTCCATAGGGCAGGGTGGACCATATTTGTAGTCCATTTGAGGAATGGCGCCATCTTTGTAGTCTGTGAGAGACATTCTGTAGACAGGATGGAACAGGGCTGTGGGGAGGGGGATGGGGatgtcagaggggagggacttcGAGGCACATCTACCGTCAAGGCACATCTATTGTGGGATGGGAGGTGTGTGGAGGAGCAGTGGAGGGTTCATCCATCATGACTGCTCCAAATGTTGCTGTAGGCACACCAGGTACTGTACCACCACATACGTTGCTTAAAATAGAGGACACTTTAGGACACGGCAATTCTCAATTTATCTTTAATTAGTTTTTCCCATTCAATGGTGTCGTGTTTTTGGGGGCCCTGGACTTTGTTATAGACAGCTCACGCAGTTTCCTGACCAGGTGCTAAGTATTATTCCAGGATGAGGGTTCAGTTAGGGGCGATCGAGCATGTGAGACATCTCAGATTAATTATTCTTCCTCCACTAGCAAGGGTGACTTCAGCCCAGTTACTCATGACAACCTCACAGGCAGCTCATAGTAGAGAGAGTGCGAGTTCTTGTCAGATAACGCTCCCCTGCTTTATGGAT is a genomic window containing:
- the LOC121553426 gene encoding carbohydrate sulfotransferase 15 isoform X1; this translates as MLALADNNLPWVLQKVDRRPSPSATPRPRPGEEHIQLRPSLFHPVYRMSLTDYKDGAIPQMDYKYGPPCPMEVENYRKRPTMPSLDDGDDGRRGLPSVLEVRRVRLWSLGTLRSVTKVKVISFLLGLTLTFLIMASYILTWDKKGLMLTLSPFHLRTIINPSSTLSHNLSSTKDYANIKLLVKCITSKLEFSPRKLPLLKDVVNSDSHLFSVIPRQFLPNIKSPCWYEELSGKTKVDPYRKNLYAVRSKSFRTVCDYLRNHFQEHLYHSEDDKQYRLRCLPYFYIIGQPKCGTTDLFHRLLLHPEVKFTTMKEPHWWTRKRFGIIHLKDGLLERFPVEDYLDLFELAAYHIQEGILGNTSGDHSQRHIITGEASASTMWDNQAWSYLYNDRAGEPPFLAQDFIHAVQPNAKIIVMLRDPVERLYSDYLYFNMANKSVEDFDLRVSESLQLFQACLAENSVRSCVYNTSLSNAMPVRLNLGLYIVFLLDWLTVFHRDQILVLQLEGYAANLRLTIHKVFDFLNVGPLSEQMEAALTKRPMSNTRRAADRSLGPMLPSTRDLLREFHQPFNHKLATILDNKAFHWTET
- the LOC121553426 gene encoding carbohydrate sulfotransferase 15 isoform X2 translates to MCLDGRCASKSLPSDIPIPLPTALFHPVYRMSLTDYKDGAIPQMDYKYGPPCPMEVENYRKRPTMPSLDDGDDGRRGLPSVLEVRRVRLWSLGTLRSVTKVKVISFLLGLTLTFLIMASYILTWDKKGLMLTLSPFHLRTIINPSSTLSHNLSSTKDYANIKLLVKCITSKLEFSPRKLPLLKDVVNSDSHLFSVIPRQFLPNIKSPCWYEELSGKTKVDPYRKNLYAVRSKSFRTVCDYLRNHFQEHLYHSEDDKQYRLRCLPYFYIIGQPKCGTTDLFHRLLLHPEVKFTTMKEPHWWTRKRFGIIHLKDGLLERFPVEDYLDLFELAAYHIQEGILGNTSGDHSQRHIITGEASASTMWDNQAWSYLYNDRAGEPPFLAQDFIHAVQPNAKIIVMLRDPVERLYSDYLYFNMANKSVEDFDLRVSESLQLFQACLAENSVRSCVYNTSLSNAMPVRLNLGLYIVFLLDWLTVFHRDQILVLQLEGYAANLRLTIHKVFDFLNVGPLSEQMEAALTKRPMSNTRRAADRSLGPMLPSTRDLLREFHQPFNHKLATILDNKAFHWTET